From a region of the Poecile atricapillus isolate bPoeAtr1 chromosome 4, bPoeAtr1.hap1, whole genome shotgun sequence genome:
- the PRAG1 gene encoding inactive tyrosine-protein kinase PRAG1: protein MQNEQWRAVQKTQWALSLTHEDLKMSACSDFVEHVWKPGSCKNCFNPKSSHRLQTPPGTGACGALPDGARTKPESLVLEDEGVNTSPFSKPTIAVKPTMINSDVSDAWADVNMNADLSQVSWGMVSGKQLLLKSGDAQRICLDNFGNGGVRKPFLHNQPSDRLSCCPPSYSMVGLRGLESRAERNVSIHSLVLVGEMGKQEDRVKDKFALPHQVPCPSPSALGDRSTTNSSRSTSSQAREGVALPSGSDCGHISSILESEGGEYCSITKCHKEHPAPWEPCCTEEKAAQCEKDSHTPSGWRQRDAPEIPRPSGRAVKFSEEERRAVNVAFCITKDQSDPLPYALCSDRKNLALHTEPATIPESTGSCKTAALALSREDEDLPLPGEPSVTGGLCTEGSNTPQQALVEPQRPRLTEPARGDPIYAESTKRRKAQLKAVGSQTKVEKLGHSTAKEKADGLWRDGGWALGGEKEHQDSTGQVAAKITIMTAHTEDDHKTIFLSSPDSAVGVQWPCVSPTSHPDFGTSSPAIESGQIFQASGCENSTRFHLAAPVKTSLTESPAIPPKMSKNSQPGSEGSRVPPVSSHVGRFGDDNSHDGAGAQLLPRSCTDTGAFGVTPSPCTLVNGVSVEESSKGLAGSSYDRRQKYYNPTWTKQCRIEEEQEEEEEQEVLNHSWTVGAESGRASADFVDDGPILESQTGMTKSSSFSFDFPKDKSNGVEFAPPPPPPKKQSRHALKMNPSNTELERVSNSSAESLSPPFRSGHVSFTAGSSDSLDSDTQTGSDGRHSSEPNHSPPPAESQVFPPVPFRPVSTEDGPSSGPSCPPPLPQKKTVIRTVSSPDGFFGGQASSGKAAGAASPRLNVSHSESNVCLREEPPFIHPASLGGRPGAFSSSESLEKSSKGNSYWGSSTGKSTGACGPSRNPQSLSSSQLSVSSQVSSASSLHNLLSNIDNKEGVYSKLGALYAESLRRLVAKCEDCFMREQKNELHFSENNWSLFKLTCNKPCCDSGDAIYYCATCSKDPSTTYAVKICKTQESKVAASYCSPAVPVHFNIQQDCGHFVASVPSSMLLGSDVGKSMPGDGFHPSRAASEHDCVVVITREVPSQTTADFVRDSVMLHQAKPELYERRVCFLLLQLCNGLEHLKEHGIIHRDLCLENLLLVPCKPPMSCVKAKDDKHLPRLIISNFLKAKQKTGTGDSKLKKSQARLAPEIVSASQYKKFDEFQTGILIYELLHQPNPFEEKVHLREQEYSPEDLPALPSLSIYSRGLQQLAHLLLEADPIKRVRITEAKRMLQCLLWGPRKDLMEQPLSHEESLRQVLQNWVDMKRALLMMKFAERAVDTERSVELEDWLCCQYLASAEPASLLHTLKLLQLL, encoded by the exons ATGCAAAATGAGCAGTGGAGGGCAGTGCAGAAGACGCAGTGGGCTCTCAGTCTGACCCACGAGGATTTGAAGATGTCTGCGTGCAGTGACTTTGTGGAACACGTTTGGAAGCCCGGCTCCTGCAAAAACTGCTTCAACCCGAAGAGTTCCCACCGGCTGCAAACACCCCCAGGCACAGGAGCTTGTGGCGCGCTCCCGGATGGAGCTAGGACCAAGCCCGAGAGCCTCGTGTTGGAAGACGAAGGTGTAAATACTTCCCCCTTCTCAAAGCCAACAATTGCTGTGAAGCCAACAATGATAAACTCGGATGTTTCTGACGCGTGGGCGGATGTGAATATGAATGCAGATCTGTCACAG GTCAGCTGGGGCATGGTTTCTGGCAAGCAGCTCCTTCTGAAATCAGGAGATGCACAGCGCATCTGCCTTGACAATTTTGGCAATGGTGGTGTGAGAAAGCCTTTCCTTCACAACCAGCCCAGTGACCGCTTGTCTTGCTGTCCTCCCAGCTACTCCATGGTGGGTCTGCGTGGCCTGGAGAGTCGAGCGGAGAGAAACGTCTCCATCCACAGCCTGGTACTTGTGGGTGAGATGGGCAAGCAGGAGGACAGAGTTAAAGACAAGTTTGCCCTACCTCATCAGGTCCCCTGCCCTAGTCCATCTGCCTTGGGGGACAGAAGCACCACTAACTCCAGCAGAAGCACTTCTTCCCAAGCCAGAGAAGGAGTTGCACTCCCTTCGGGGAGTGACTGTGGTCACATCTCCTCCATCTTGGAAAGCGAAGGGGGCGAGTACTGTTCAATCACGAAGTGCCACAAGGAGCACCCTGCCCCGTGGGAGCCCTGTTGCACAGAGGAAAAGGCTGCACAGTGTGAGAAGGACAGCCACACTCCCAGCGGATGGAGGCAGCGGGATGCTCCCGAGATTCCAAGGCCAAGTGGCCGGGCAGTCAAGTTCAGCGAAGAGGAGCGCAGAGCTGTGAACGTGGCCTTCTGCATCACGAAAGACCAGAGTGATCCTCTTCCCTATGCACTGTGTTCAGACAGGAAAAACCTGGCTCTCCACACGGAGCCTGCCACCATCCCTGAGAGCACGGGGAGCTGCAAGACAGCTGCCCTTGCTCTGTCCCGGGAGGATGAGGACTTACCTCTCCCTGGGGAGCCCTCTGTCACTGGAGGCCTCTGCACTGAGGGTTCCAACACCCCTCAGCAGGCTCTGGTGGAGCCGCAGCGCCCTCGCCTCACTGAGCCAGCCCGTGGTGATCCCATCTATGCCGAGAGCACCAAGAGGAGGAAGGCACAGCTGAAGGCTGTTGGCAGCCAGACAAAAGTGGAGAAGCTGGGCCATAGCACTGCTAAGGAGAAAGCTGATGGGTTGTGGAGGGATGGTGGCTGGGCTTTGGGAGGTGAGAAGGAACACCAGGACTCCACTGGCCAGGTGGCAGCAAAGATAACTATAATGACAGCACACACTGAGGATGATCACAAGACAATATTCCTCAGCAGCCCTGACTCAGCAGTAGGAGTTCAGTGGCCATGTGTCAGCCCCACTTCCCACCCCGATTTTGGGACTTCATCACCTGCTATTGAGTCTGGACAGATTTTTCAAGCATCTGGATGTGAAAACAGCACAAGATTTCATCTGGCAGCTCCTGTCAAGACCTCACTTACTGAGAGTCCAGCCATCCCCCCAAAGATGTCCAAAAACAGCCAGCCAGGCAGTGAGGGGAGCCGTGTGCCCCCAGTCAGCTCCCACGTGGGAAGGTTTGGTGATGACAACAGCCATGATGGAGCtggtgctcagctgctgccGAGGAGCTGTACTGATACAGGTGCCTTTGGGGTGACCCCTTCTCCCTGCACTCTTGTGAATGGGGTCTCTGTGGAGGAGTCCAGTAAAGGCCTGGCAGGCTCATCCTATGATAGGAGGCAGAAATACTATAACCCAACGTGGACCAAACAGTGCCGAatagaggaggagcaggaggaggaggaggagcaggaggtcTTAAACCACTCATGGACAGTAGGAGCTGAGAGTGGAAGAGCTAGTGCTGACTTTGTGGATGATGGTCCAATACTGGAGAGCCAGACTGGAATGACCAaatcttcttccttctcctttgatTTCCCGAAGGACAAGAGCAATGGTGTGGAGTTTGCGCCACCACCGCCACCGCCGAAAAAGCAGTCTAG GCACGCACTGAAGATGAACCCAAGTAACACTGAGTTGGAGAGAGTcagcaacagctctgcagagagcctCAGCCCACCCTTCAGGAGTGGCCACGTCAGCTTCACGGCTGGCTCCAGCGACAGCCTCGACTCAGACACACAGACCGGCAGCGATGGCA GACACTCATCTGAGCCGAACCACTCGCCTCCTCCAGCTGAGAGCCAAGTGTTTCCCCCTGTACCTTTCCGTCCTGTCTCCACTGAGGATGGCCCCTCCTCTGGCCCCAGCTGCCCGCCCCCTCTGCCCCAGAAGAAGACAGTGATCAGAACTGTGTCTTCTCCAGACGGCTTTTTTGGGGGACAGGCATCTTCAGGCAaagcagctggtgctgccagccccaggctgaATGTCAGCCATTCTGAGAGCAATGTGTGCCTCCGAGAGGAGCCTCCCTTCATCCACCCAGCCAGCCTGGGGGGCCGCCCTGGtgccttctcctcctctgaGTCCCTGGAGAAAAGCTCCAAAGGAAACAGCTACTGGGGCTCAAGCACTGGTAAGAGTACAGGGGCTTGTGGCCCCAGCAGAAacccccagtccctctcctCCTCGCAGCTCAGTGTGTCCAGCCAAGTGTCCTCGGCCTCCAGCCTCCACAACCTCCTGAGCAATATTGACAACAAGGAGGGGGTGTACAGCAAGCTGGGGGCCCTGTACGCCGAGTCCCTGCGCCGCCTGGTCGCCAAGTGCGAGGACTGCTTCATGCGGGAGCAGAAGAACGAGCTGCACTTTAGCGAGAACAACTGGTCACTCTTCAAGCTGACGTGCAACAAGCCCTGCTGCGACTCGGGGGACGCGATTTATTACTGTGCCACTTGCTCCAAGGACCCTTCTACTACCTATGCTGTGAAG ATTTGTAAAACCCAGGAGTCCAAGGTAGCTGCTTCCTactgcagccctgcagtgccagTTCACTTCAACATCCAGCAGGACTGTGGGCATTTTGTGGCCTCCGTCCCCTCCAGCATGCTGCTGGGCTCAGATGTGGGGAAAAGCATGCCTGGAGATGGCTTCCATCCGTCCCGTGCTGCCAGTGAGCACGACTGTGTGGTGGTCATCACCCGTGAGGTGCCGAGCCAGACCACCGCCGACTTCGTGAGGGACTCGGTGATGCTCCACCAAGCCAAGCCGGAGCTGTATGAACGTCGCGTGtgcttcctgctcctccagctctgcaatGGATTGGAGCATCTCAAAGAGCATGGCATCATCCATCGTGACCTGTGCCTGGAGAACCTCCTGCTTGTGCCCTGCAAGCCCCCCATGAGCTGTGTGAAAGCCAAAGATGACAAACACTTACCCCGCCTCATCATCAGCAACTTTTTGAAAGCTAAACAGAAGACTGGAACTGGAGACTCCAAGCTGAAGAAGAGTCAGGCCCGGCTGGCCCCGGAGATTGTGTCGGCTTCTCAGTACAAGAAGTTTGATGAGTTTCAGACTGGTATTCTCATCTATGAACTGCTGCACCAGCCCAACCCCTTTGAGGAGAAGGTGCACCTCAGGGAGCAGGAGTACAGCCCTGAGGACCTCCCTGCTCTACCCAGCCTGTCCATCTACTCTCGGGGTCTCCAGCAGCTGGCCCACCTCCTACTGGAAGCAGATCCCATCAAGCGTGTGCGGATCACCGAGGCCAAGCGGATGCTGCAGTGTCTGCTTTGGGGGCCCCGGAAAGATCTCATGGAGCAGCCCCTCAGCCACGAGGAAAGCCTGCGCCAGGTGCTGCAGAACTGGGTGGACATGAAGCGTGCCCTGCTCATGATGAAGTTTGCGGAGAGGGCCGTGGACACGGAGAGGAGTGTTGAACTGGAGGACTGGCTGTGCTGCCAGTACCTAGCATCTGCTGAGCCAGCCTCCCTCTTGCACACATTaaaactgctgcagctgctctga
- the LOC131578833 gene encoding ribonuclease CL2-like, with translation MAGWVLCMTLVLAALAGAAGETRYEKFLRQHVDNPRTSTLAAHRYCETMLARRRVTAPGRPCKPSNTFVHAPAEDLVAACSRAPDPDTGFHSTPGALSLTACRLRGGDTRPPCAYRARQVQHHVRVACRDGLPVHLAGTYAAPQ, from the coding sequence ATGGCGGGCTGGGTGCTGTGCATGACCCTGGTGCTGGCAGCGCTGGCAGGGGCGGCGGGCGAGACCCGCTACGAGAAGTTCCTGCGGCAGCACGTGGACAACCCCCGGACGTCCACGCTGGCGGCGCATCGCTACTGCGAGACCATGCTGGCGCGGCGGCGGGTGACGGCCCCGGGCAGGCCCTGCAAGCCCTCCAACACCTTCGTGCACGCCCCAGCTGAGGACCTGGTGGCCGCCTGTTCCCGGGCCCCCGACCCCGACACAGGGTTCCACAGCACCCCGGGCGCCTTGAGCCTCACGGCCTGCCGCCTGCGCGGTGGGGACACGAGGCCGCCCTGCGCCTACCGCGCCCGCCAGGTGCAGCACCACGTGCGCGTGGCCTGCCGCGACGGGCTGCCCGTGCACCTGGCGGGCACCTACGCGGCCCCGCAGTGA